The Xiphophorus maculatus strain JP 163 A chromosome 7, X_maculatus-5.0-male, whole genome shotgun sequence region aatatctTATGATCTCCTTTAGCATACTTCTGCTAATAGTGGAGCTAAGTTTTAGCTTGGTGCTTTAGCTAACTGAGAACATgtagcacacttagcttcccctaaactGATGTTTATCAATAAATTGAAgagttattttacctttttaaataagttttggTAATTGACTGTTAAGAACTCTTTAAATAgttagatgtttattttttttatcatttcaagtaagagctttagcattagctttagcACTAGCAGAAATAgtgctttgaaaatatttagcacacttagcttcccttAGATTAATCCTAACTTGActgttttctaaacttttacgtgaataaagttcaacatctatGTTGAAATTTTGGATATTGGCTGACTCCTCTGTCACGttcattagcgttagcttcAATTAAATACCATGATAATGTAGCGTTTTAGCGTACTTAGCTTCCCTTAGGTGAATGTTTTTgggttcattttaaaatactaatttaCTTGATTGAtctgtaaactttcagttgaataaagttggACATTGATGTTGAAGTTTTGATTATCGTATTCTTCAAgtattcaggcttttatttcGAAGTGAATAAAGACTCCAACGCAGCACTTCAGTTTTCACAATCTTATGGCAacatggaacattttaaaattcaattggTGCCAGAGGATTGCAGTCTTCCAAGGGTCGCTATAATTTGAATTTAAggtagcactttagcattagcctctGCTAACTAGCATGTTGGTGTAATGCTTCTGCGTTTGCAGAACTAGCTCTTTGTAGCGCCAAATCTGTACATCAGCCGTTTTCTGCATGTCAAACTGTTATTTTTGCTGTTAGACCTGAATGATTagaagaaatataaaacatcaaGCAACTAAAGTCtgtcataaaatacaatgagaACCCTTCAGGAAGCAGAGAACCGTTcaataaaaccagtttaaagATTAAAAGAGATTGTTTAAAAGCAGAAGTTAAAGGAACGACTGAGGATTTTTGCACAGCACCCCTGGATGCACGCATTCCCTCTCGCATTCGCAGAACAAACAACTTCCCGACATTCCTCAGCTTCCCGTCTAACTCCCCGTCAATCGTTGGcattcacataaaaacagaaaagtgagaATCTTAGCTTATTAAGTTGTCAAAGGAAGAGCAGAAGTTTCTGAAACAACGCGGACAAACGGAGCTGGACTGAATTTAAGGGACCAACCACATTCATCGTTCTTCTCTGTTAGCCTTGAAGCTCGTCCTGAATATCGGCCCCTGGTGTCGCTTTCACACCAGTGCTTAAGTCTGTTTGTAGGAAGGCACAGAGAGGAGAAACCGGGTCCGGAGACCTGCTCATGTCATGTTCTCACGGCGCTCCGTTGAGAAAAAGGCAGAAAGCTGAGAGACGAGGCAGTTTGTACTCCCACTGCCCTGTGAGCTGCTGTAACAGGACACTTTCCAATTCTTTACAGGCAAagagtctttgttttctttacatgatCTGGCTTTTCTCTACAGGAAAAACCctcaaagaatatttaaaagtaataCACCATGAATATGTTGTACTGACGGGGAAACATGGCTCAAAACATAGGGTGATCTTTTACTTCACTGAAGGCAAAGAAATcacaaataaaaccacaaaaaaaaagagtcagttGGAGAGGAAACCGCCCCGATCGGCAAGGTTGATCCCCCGCCCCCCAAAAAAGCAATCCCAACTCGGAAAAATCAAACGTGCTTCCCGTCGCTGAAGCTGAGAGTCTTTGATTTGACCAGCGGAGCTGCGTGGCGCCCCGCCCGGCAGCTTTCATAGGCACAGTTGGCATGTCAGGCTAGCTACGTGGTCGAAGAGCCGCTCACGTGTTCGTCTGCGACCGTCTGAACGCTCCGAGTCCCAAAGACGTTCGCTGCGTTGGAGAGGAAGGGCCGTTGGGTTGGCGACGGTCGAACAAAAGAGGAGGAAATACAAcgttctgctgctggttctgaaaTAGGTCCACTCTGTAATACACCAACGCGTCACACTTTCACACAGGTTTCTAAACAGGATCCCCTTTCTATAAGTGCTCTGATGAACCCCCAGAAAAACCAGAAAGCAATAATTTCTCAGCCAATTCTCGGTCCCACGACACACAGCTGGGTCAGTTTTCTCCTCCTTCTTGTGGTGAATTTTTTACAGTCAAATGAAGAGGTGGGGGGATCCGAAGTGGTCTCCTTAATCAGAGAATAGTGCTTTTTCTTAGTGTCTCTGGTAAAAACAGGTTGTTGGTGTGAGCAGAGGGCGGAGCTTACAGGTGTGACTCGGAGAAGATGCGTGGGCCCCGGGTAATGTGACGGTTATGGGGGCGGGGGAGAGGGGCCGGGGCTTTCACTCGTTGATGCTGCTCTCCAGGTCTTTGCACTGAATGTCTCCCCCACTGTAGTCCGTCCCCGGCAGCATGACGCCGTATTTGTCCACGCACCAGCAGATGCCCCGCTTGCGGCCGCGAGACGGCTTGCACTGCAAAACCAGAGAATGGGACAGTTTCAGTGAAAACgaacacaaagcaaacaaaaatgcattgcaGTGTACTGGGCCACACATCTCCAGCACAGCTAAAGGCAATTTCCAGAGCCGGGCTAAACCAGCAGCCACATTCGCTGGCCTGAGCACCGACTGTTCAGAGAAACTGCCTCTGTAGCGTCGACTTCAAGGCTGAAGACTAAACAGTTCATGTCCAGCATGTGCGGGATCTGCAGTCACGTTAGTTGACCTTTGATCTGTACAGATCCTGTAGACTTTATGACGTTTTAACTGCggtcacacagcaggtcttgatgctcGGCTTTGACTTTTTGCTTAattccaatatttatttttttttgcctggttGTTTATGCTAATTAAATGCGACTGCAATCAGAGTTCTGTGTGAACGGTTTGAGACCCCAAAGCAACCTACatgcacagaaaaacaacaacatagtTGTCACACAGCAGCAGTGTGTCTTACGGAGGTAGTAATGGCCGCCGCTGACAGAAGCTGCTTCAGCCTCTGTTTACGTCCAGATTTACTGGATCTGACGTCTTTCGGAGCAGAATTAGGATGCATGTCTCACACCAATGGCctaaaagttgaataaaatgctttgaaaacCATGGGATGTGTGATATACAGTAGTTCCACATGTTGAAGTGCCGCTGCACGGATCGTGACTTCCTCTGACTGTCCTACAACATGTAAGTTAGGTTGATCGACCGGAAGCGGTTCAGTAAAATCACATCTCTGACCAGTGGAGGTTTCCAGCAGCCCCGAGTAATCCTGCAAGGACTGAGCCGGTACATATGGATGGATGAGCCGACCAGTGGACAGATGTTTGGTGCTAAAGCAACCAAAAGGACTGTGTCCATACCTTGTTGACCTGCACTGACCACAAACAGCCACCCAAACCTCCTCAGGTCCTTAAATCCACACTTATCTGCTTTCCTCCGTGGAGGAACAAGATACCAGCTGCTACCAAAGCTGCATCATCCCTGAGGAACCCTGATCACATCCAAGCCCCACTAAACCCTGATAAAGACGTTCCAAAGGTTGATTCTGCACCACGAAACGTCAAGTACAAATTCTTTCATccttaaaactgaatttttatcTAGGTTTCATCAGCAAATCTCTGTCATAATGCAAAAGATAAATCAGAAGGTTGTCAGTGCTTTGCACCTGCTAAACTGaattattagccatgtttactCAAGATTTAATCGTGTGCCTCACTGGTTGGGTGTGAGGCAATGATTACTCCAGATGTAGAAAGGATATGGGTataaaaaggagaagaaacCTTCTGCTAGCTGCTGCCTAACCCACCTGTTTGCGCTTGAAGAACCCTTTCCTGTCACAGTTGGGAAGGTACAGAGACAGGGCCATGACCCGAGAAGTGTCCTTCATTTTCTGGATGATCCCATCCAGTTTCCTCCGACAGGGACCCTTCAGAAAAATTCAGCAGTTTGttaaaaaccaacatttaaaacctttaaaaggtATCAGATAGTGGAGAAATTCCACATCAATAAACATCCACAACAGAACTTACGAATTCAGGCTCGTGCTTGTCGATGTCCATGGGGGAATAATCCACGCTGGTGCTGAAGGAGCGCTGCTTGCCAAGCTTCCTCTTCTGCTCTTTGCGCACTGCGATCACTTTTTTACTGTTCACAATGTCTTTGGGATGCAGCGGCACCTTGGCTGGCTGCACCACGCCCGTGACGTCCGGAGTCATGTCGACTTCCACCCGCGTCTCCCGATCTGCAGGACGACACCAACCAAACGGCGTTACACCAAGTCACGACGACTGGCAGGAGAAACGGATGTTAACTGGAGGATTTGCTGCATCAGGGCAGAAATGTTGCGTCTTTGTCCACCGCAGGAGACAAAGCaacaaacagcataaaaacagaagttCATCCAGATTCTGCAGCGGAAACTTAACAGATGTTTTAGGAGAGGAGACTGGATTTTCTCTCCAAAAGCAGCAACACTTAAATATTTGTTAGCAAGCTATGCTAACCCATCAAGTTGAACTGGTGAGCAACttctgctaatgtgctaatagcgGAGCTAATTTTTTGCTAACCTTAGAAACCTTTAGCTCACCTAAATTAGTTTGGAtaaattttaatgtgaaaatttactttgtaaacttttgaataaagttcaatatttttgttgaagttttggttattgacTGTTGAGGAATCTTAAAGTAGTTTCATGTTCAtatttatgctcttattttgaagtgaatGAAGGCTGCAGTTCCATTTCCCCTTTAGCATTAGCTCGGACAAGTTGATGTAGCATTTTAGCATGAGCTTCTCCTAAATAACGTGTTGATATCTTATTCATTGTTAACTGGACTGATGTTTGGCTACTGCTTTAGAGTTAGTGCAGCTAACTTTCAGCTAGCGGTTCCCCATGGCTGCGGTTCTGGTGCAGCTCTCTAACAGACATGGACCCAGATATTAGTGGGTCGTTGGAATAATTTGAGTCAGAATCTGATCTGAGATGCGA contains the following coding sequences:
- the LOC102230261 gene encoding insulin-like growth factor-binding protein 5, translated to MFLSCCLLLTIILGLSRCSASYVPCEPCDDKALSMCPPVPVGCQLVKEPGCGCCLTCALAEGQACGVYTGTCTKGLRCLPRSGEEKPLHALLHGRGVCTNEKGYKSAAAGAATGDRETRVEVDMTPDVTGVVQPAKVPLHPKDIVNSKKVIAVRKEQKRKLGKQRSFSTSVDYSPMDIDKHEPEFGPCRRKLDGIIQKMKDTSRVMALSLYLPNCDRKGFFKRKQCKPSRGRKRGICWCVDKYGVMLPGTDYSGGDIQCKDLESSINE